A part of Rhodamnia argentea isolate NSW1041297 chromosome 8, ASM2092103v1, whole genome shotgun sequence genomic DNA contains:
- the LOC115748112 gene encoding WRKY DNA-binding transcription factor 70-like: MGADRPERRVMEELLLQGQSAAVQFQLLLKNPPSRDGSDRSGPSPDELLGKILRSFDEGLSVLGSCRESACAGHDRQVSPCSGESSKSKKRVDLKGRRGCHKRRKASQAWMTVSSTVEDNHAWRKYGQKVILNAKYPRSYFRCTHKHDQDCKALKQVQRMEEDPQMFHITYIGVHTCSRDNIKVPRMLITDSDTCVGESFPVKQELREEAKSDLTNDNVSSRDSFLLAGLESCHHQPNDPASVSSARMGFGDVDDSLGYELEFLRSGVSFDDEFPIEDTEFLCQ, translated from the exons ATGGGGGCTGATCGGCCGGAGAGGAGGGTGATGGAGGAGTTGCTGCTTCAAGGGCAGAGCGCGGCGGTCCAGTTCCAGCTTCTGCTCAAGAACCCGCCGAGTCGGGACGGTTCCGATCGCTCCGGGCCGTCGCCCGATGAGCTGCTGGGGAAGATCTTGAGATCCTTCGACGAAGGCCTCTCTGTCCTCGGCTCTTGCCGCGAGTCTGCGTGTGCTGGTCACGACCGCCAGGtctcgccgtgctccggcgagtCCAGCAAGAGCAAGAAGAGGGTCGATCTGAAGGGTCGGAGGGGTTGTCACAAGAGGAG GAAGGCATCTCAGGCGTGGATGACAGTCTCTTCCACTGTTGAAGACAATCATGCATGGAGAAAATATGGCCAAAAGGTGATCCTCAACGCCAAGTACCCAAG GAGCTACTTCAGGTGCACGCACAAGCATGACCAAGACTGCAAAGCGCTCAAACAGGTCCAAAGAATGGAGGAGGATCCTCAGATGTTCCACATCACATACATTGGAGTCCACACCTGCAGCAGGGACAACATCAAGGTTCCACGAATGCTCATCACAGATTCCGACACTTGTGTCGGTGAATCTTTCCCCGTAAAGCAAGAGCTCAGGGAAGAAGCCAAAAGCGACCTAACCAACGACAATGTTTCGTCCAGGGACTCCTTTCTCCTCGCGGGTCTTGAGTCGTGTCATCATCAGCCAAATGACCCAGCTTCAGTTTCCTCAGCAAGGATGGGTTTTGGGGATGTTGACGATTCTCTTGGCTACGAGTTGGAATTTCTGCGAAGCGGTGTTAGCTTCGACGACGAATTCCCCATTGAGGACACTGAGTTCCTTTGCCAGTGA
- the LOC115748110 gene encoding probable inactive serine/threonine-protein kinase scy1 isoform X2 has translation MLKFLKGVVGGSGTGVKDLPYNIGEPYSSAWGSWVHCRGTSKDDGCPVSIFSLSGSNPQDGHLAAGRNGVKRLRTVRHPNVLSFLHSTEAEVFDGAATKVTIYIVTEPVMPLSEKIKELGLKGTQRDEYYAWGLNQIAKAVSFLNSDCKLVHANVCVASVVVTQTLDWKLHAFDVLSEFDGNNPSATGPMLQYEWLVGSQYKPMELVKSDWAAIRKSPPWAIDSWGLGCLIYELFSGMKLSKTEELRNTVSIPKSLLPDYQRLLSSTPSRRLNTSKLLENSEYFQNKLVDTIHFMEILNLKDSVEKDTFFRKLPNLAEQLPRQIVLKKLLPLLASALEFGSAAAPALAALLKMGSWLSTEEFCSKVLPTIVKLFASNDRAIRVGLLQHIDQYGESLSAQIVDEQVFPHVATGFSDTSAFLRELTLKSMLILAPKLSQRTISASLLKYLSKLQVDEEPAIRTNTTILLGNIASHLNEGTRKRVLINAFTVRALRDTFSPARGAGIMALCATSSYYDTTEIATRILPNVVVLTIDPDSDVRSKAFQAVDQFLLLLKQYYEKTNSGDTTGITSTGTSSDLGNAGLLGWAMSSLTLKGKPSEQAPVATANSSTTLTSSASTPSFGVETPSNTIVHASSSTDLSDQPVPVSPTSTDGWGEVDNGIHEEHESDKDGWDDIEPLEEPKPSPVLASIQAAQKRPVSQPVSQSKPPVTSLRPKSAVKVPKDEDDDLWRSIAAPVPKSTSKPFTVKTAVTADDDPWAAIAAPPPTTSAKPLSAGRIRGAKPAAPKLGAQRINRTSSSGM, from the exons atgttgAAGTTTCTGAAAGGAGTCGTTGGTGGATCGGGCACCGGAGTTAAAGATCTCCCGTACAACATCGGCGAACCCTATTCCTCTGCTTGGGGCTCTTGGGTTCACTGTCGCGGCACGTCCAAG GATGATGGATGTCCAGTTTCTATATTCTCCCTTTCGGGAAGCAATCCCCAGGATGGACATCTTGCTGCCGGTCGAAATGGTGTTAAACGTCTCCGAACT GTGAGACATCCGAATGTACTATCATTTCTCCATAGTACTGAAGCTGAAGTTTTTGACGGTGCCGCCACGAAAGTTACCATTTATATTGTCACAGAGCCTGTGATGCCTTTGTCTGAAAAGATAAAGGAATTGGGTTTAAAAGGTACTCAGAG GGATGAGTACTACGCATGGGGCCTAAATCAAATTGCTAAAGCAGTGAGCTTCCTCAATAGTGATTGTAAACTT GTTCATGCTAATGTATGTGTGGCAAGTGTTGTTGTCACTCAGACTTTGGACTGGAAGCTGCATGCGTTTGACGTTCTATCTGAGTTTGATGGGAACAATCCTTCTGCAACTGGACCTATGCTG CAATATGAATGGCTCGTTGGATCACAATACAAACCAATGGAGTTGGTAAAGTCTGACTGGGCTGCCATTAGAAAATCTCCGCCATGGGCCATTGATTCATGGGGATTAG GCTGTCTCATATATGAACTTTTCTCCGGCATGAAGTTGAGCAAAACAGAGGAGTTGCGCAACactgtttctattccaaag TCTCTGCTTCCAGATTATCAGCGGCTCTTGAGTTCCACGCCTTCTCGCAGGTTGAATACATCAAAGCTTTTAGAGAATAGTG aatattttcaaaataaactgGTGGATACAATACATTTCATGGAAATACTCAATCTAAAGGATAGTGTTGAGAAAGACACCTTCTTCCGCAAGCTGCCAAATTTAGCTGAGCAGCTTCCCCGGCAAATCGTTTTGAAGAAG TTACTTCCTTTATTAGCTTCTGCCCTTGAATTTGGTTCAGCTGCTGCCCCAGCATTGGCTGCATTGTTGAAAATGGGTTCCTGGCTCTCTACTGAAGAATTCTGTTCGAAG GTACTGCCTACAATCGTTAAGCTTTTCGCCTCCAACGACCGTGCTATTCGAGTTGGTCTCCTGCAGCATATTGATCAGTATGGAGAGTCGTTGTCAGCCCAAATTGTTGATGAGCAA GTTTTCCCTCACGTGGCTACTGGATTTTCTGATACATCTGCCTTTCTGCGAGAATTGACACTGAAATCTATGCTCATTCTCGCTCCTAAG CTTTCTCAGCGAACGATTTCAGCATCTTTACTGAAGTACCTGTCAAAGTTACAG GTAGATGAAGAACCAGCAATAAGAACCAACACCACGATATTACTTGGCAACATTGCAAGCCATCTAAATGAAGGG ACGAGGAAACGAGTGTTGATCAATGCATTTACAGTCCGTGCACTGCGTGATACTTTCTCTCCTGCCAGAGGAGCAG GAATCATGGCTTTATGCGCGACAAGCTCCTATTATGACACTACTGAAATTGCAACTAGGATTCTTCCAAATGTTGTCGTTTTAACCATTGATCCTGATAG TGATGTTCGATCAAAGGCATTCCAAGCAGTTGACCAGTTTTTACTGTTATTGAAGCAATATTACGAGAAG ACAAATTCTGGAGATACCACTGGAATTACGAGCACCGGAACTTCTTCAGACCTTGGAAATGCAGGTTTACTTGG ATGGGCAATGAGCTCCTTGACTCTCAAAGGAAAACCTTCAGAACAAGCACCAGTTGCAACTGCAAACTCCAGCACTACTCTTACTTCTTCAGCTTCCACTCCCAGCTTTG GGGTGGAGACTCCAAGTAACACAATAGTTCACGCTAGTTCCAGCACAGACTTGTCTGATCAGCCCGTACCTGTGTCACCGACATCAACCGATGGTTGGGGAGAAGTGGACAACGGAATTCATGAAGAGCATGAAAGTGACAAGGATGGTTGGGATGATATTGAACCCCTTGAAGAGCCAAAGCCTTCTCCCGTTCTTGCTAGCATCCAAGCAGCTCAGAAACGGCCAGTATCGCAACCTGTTTCACAATCCAAGCCACCAG TCACTAGTTTGAGGCCGAAGAGTGCAGTGAAAGTCCcgaaagatgaagatgatgatttgTGGCGATCCATAGCGGCACCAGTTCCAAAGAGTACCTCGAAACCTTTCACTGTGAAGACTGCTGTAACAGCGGATGACGATCCGTGGGCTGCCATAGCTGCTCCTCCGCCTACCACCAGCGCCAAGCCTTTATCGGCCGGTAGAATCCGAGGAGCCAAACCTGCTGCTCCAAAATTGGGTGCACAGAGAATAAACCGGACATCGTCATCTGGAATGTAA
- the LOC115748113 gene encoding WRKY transcription factor 55, translating to MDDTINLIRRGCRLARELEINLPNMANQPSLLAISCEEIIQAFGVIRERLGRNPLDAGSGGYREMQEPRHSEVQAGSGSNNIEEWLRLPGYAQAVSILQQSQHWAGTSGSRMGNIERREVRPEVEGAAATVVGHFVGTGGGGEEMQAMDVSLGRRRSATSSSERTRRRNSDAEKWTIRVPAPRMGNTELPPEDGYTWRKYGQKEILGSKFPRGYYRCTHQKLYHCSAKKQVQRLDSDPFTFEVTYRGDHTCHMSSTTPSILPPPPPPPASLEAAHVATTQPISASAPVPPSRWLPLDFGMGSAGGSRNMAIGGSGSGSGSGSEAGPSTGGSRRGKEVEYPLVADLADVMFNSGSSSTNSMDFIFPASKEDKKDEDNGKD from the exons ATGGACGACACCATAAATTTAATTCGTCGAGGTTGCAGGCTGGCCAGAGAGCTTGAGATCAACCTCCCCAACATGGCCAACCAACCAAGCCTTCTCGCCATCTCCTGTGAAGAGATCATCCAGGCCTTCGGCGTCATTCGAGAACGGCTCGGGCGTAATCCTCTAGATGCTGGCTCGGGCGGGTACCGTGAGATGCAAGAGCCACGCCATTCCGAGGTTCAAGCCGGCAGTGGTAGTAATAATATCGAGGAGTGGCTGAGGTTGCCAGGCTATGCGCAGGCGGTGAGCATTCTCCAGCAATCACAGCACTGGGCAGGGACGAGCGGCTCAAGAATGGGCAACATAGAGCGGCGAGAGGTGAGACCAGAAGTCGAGGGTGCGGCAGCGACAGTGGTGGGTCATTTTGTGGGAACTGGTGGTGGAGGGGAAGAGATGCAGGCAATGGATGTGTCATTAGGTCGTCGAAGATCTGCTACCTCCTCCtcagaaagaacaagaagaag AAATAGTGACGCAGAGAAATGGACGATTAGGGTTCCGGCACCAAGAATGGGCAACACGGAGCTTCCGCCAGAGGATGGTTACACTTGGAGAAAGTATGGTCAAAAGGAGATTCTTGGGTCAAAGTTCCCGAG GGGCTACTACAGGTGTACACATCAAAAGTTGTACCATTGCTCCGCCAAGAAGCAAGTGCAGCGGCTCGACAGCGACCCATTCACGTTCGAGGTCACGTACCGCGGCGACCACACGTGCCATATGTCCTCGACCACGCCATCGATTCTGCCCCCGCCCCCTCCCCCGCCAGCTTCGCTAGAGGCGGCTCACGTCGCGACCACGCAGCCAATTTCGGCATCCGCCCCGGTCCCGCCAAGCAGATGGCTGCCGCTGGACTTCGGCATGGGCAGCGCGGGTGGAAGCAGAAACATGGCGATCGGGGGCAGCGGGAGCGGGAGCGGGAGCGGCAGCGAGGCGGGTCCTTCTACCGGCGGAAGTAGACGTGGTAAGGAAGTTGAGTATCCACTAGTGGCAGATTTGGCCGATGTAATGTTCAATTCTGGCAGCAGCAGTACCAACAGCATGGACTTCATCTTCCCAGCTTCCAAGGAAGATAAAAAGGACGAAGATAATGGAAAAGATTGA
- the LOC115748110 gene encoding probable inactive serine/threonine-protein kinase scy1 isoform X1 — MLKFLKGVVGGSGTGVKDLPYNIGEPYSSAWGSWVHCRGTSKDDGCPVSIFSLSGSNPQDGHLAAGRNGVKRLRTVRHPNVLSFLHSTEAEVFDGAATKVTIYIVTEPVMPLSEKIKELGLKGTQRDEYYAWGLNQIAKAVSFLNSDCKLVHANVCVASVVVTQTLDWKLHAFDVLSEFDGNNPSATGPMLQYEWLVGSQYKPMELVKSDWAAIRKSPPWAIDSWGLGCLIYELFSGMKLSKTEELRNTVSIPKSLLPDYQRLLSSTPSRRLNTSKLLENSEYFQNKLVDTIHFMEILNLKDSVEKDTFFRKLPNLAEQLPRQIVLKKLLPLLASALEFGSAAAPALAALLKMGSWLSTEEFCSKVLPTIVKLFASNDRAIRVGLLQHIDQYGESLSAQIVDEQVFPHVATGFSDTSAFLRELTLKSMLILAPKLSQRTISASLLKYLSKLQVDEEPAIRTNTTILLGNIASHLNEGTRKRVLINAFTVRALRDTFSPARGAGIMALCATSSYYDTTEIATRILPNVVVLTIDPDSDVRSKAFQAVDQFLLLLKQYYEKTNSGDTTGITSTGTSSDLGNAGLLGWAMSSLTLKGKPSEQAPVATANSSTTLTSSASTPSFVSGVETPSNTIVHASSSTDLSDQPVPVSPTSTDGWGEVDNGIHEEHESDKDGWDDIEPLEEPKPSPVLASIQAAQKRPVSQPVSQSKPPVTSLRPKSAVKVPKDEDDDLWRSIAAPVPKSTSKPFTVKTAVTADDDPWAAIAAPPPTTSAKPLSAGRIRGAKPAAPKLGAQRINRTSSSGM, encoded by the exons atgttgAAGTTTCTGAAAGGAGTCGTTGGTGGATCGGGCACCGGAGTTAAAGATCTCCCGTACAACATCGGCGAACCCTATTCCTCTGCTTGGGGCTCTTGGGTTCACTGTCGCGGCACGTCCAAG GATGATGGATGTCCAGTTTCTATATTCTCCCTTTCGGGAAGCAATCCCCAGGATGGACATCTTGCTGCCGGTCGAAATGGTGTTAAACGTCTCCGAACT GTGAGACATCCGAATGTACTATCATTTCTCCATAGTACTGAAGCTGAAGTTTTTGACGGTGCCGCCACGAAAGTTACCATTTATATTGTCACAGAGCCTGTGATGCCTTTGTCTGAAAAGATAAAGGAATTGGGTTTAAAAGGTACTCAGAG GGATGAGTACTACGCATGGGGCCTAAATCAAATTGCTAAAGCAGTGAGCTTCCTCAATAGTGATTGTAAACTT GTTCATGCTAATGTATGTGTGGCAAGTGTTGTTGTCACTCAGACTTTGGACTGGAAGCTGCATGCGTTTGACGTTCTATCTGAGTTTGATGGGAACAATCCTTCTGCAACTGGACCTATGCTG CAATATGAATGGCTCGTTGGATCACAATACAAACCAATGGAGTTGGTAAAGTCTGACTGGGCTGCCATTAGAAAATCTCCGCCATGGGCCATTGATTCATGGGGATTAG GCTGTCTCATATATGAACTTTTCTCCGGCATGAAGTTGAGCAAAACAGAGGAGTTGCGCAACactgtttctattccaaag TCTCTGCTTCCAGATTATCAGCGGCTCTTGAGTTCCACGCCTTCTCGCAGGTTGAATACATCAAAGCTTTTAGAGAATAGTG aatattttcaaaataaactgGTGGATACAATACATTTCATGGAAATACTCAATCTAAAGGATAGTGTTGAGAAAGACACCTTCTTCCGCAAGCTGCCAAATTTAGCTGAGCAGCTTCCCCGGCAAATCGTTTTGAAGAAG TTACTTCCTTTATTAGCTTCTGCCCTTGAATTTGGTTCAGCTGCTGCCCCAGCATTGGCTGCATTGTTGAAAATGGGTTCCTGGCTCTCTACTGAAGAATTCTGTTCGAAG GTACTGCCTACAATCGTTAAGCTTTTCGCCTCCAACGACCGTGCTATTCGAGTTGGTCTCCTGCAGCATATTGATCAGTATGGAGAGTCGTTGTCAGCCCAAATTGTTGATGAGCAA GTTTTCCCTCACGTGGCTACTGGATTTTCTGATACATCTGCCTTTCTGCGAGAATTGACACTGAAATCTATGCTCATTCTCGCTCCTAAG CTTTCTCAGCGAACGATTTCAGCATCTTTACTGAAGTACCTGTCAAAGTTACAG GTAGATGAAGAACCAGCAATAAGAACCAACACCACGATATTACTTGGCAACATTGCAAGCCATCTAAATGAAGGG ACGAGGAAACGAGTGTTGATCAATGCATTTACAGTCCGTGCACTGCGTGATACTTTCTCTCCTGCCAGAGGAGCAG GAATCATGGCTTTATGCGCGACAAGCTCCTATTATGACACTACTGAAATTGCAACTAGGATTCTTCCAAATGTTGTCGTTTTAACCATTGATCCTGATAG TGATGTTCGATCAAAGGCATTCCAAGCAGTTGACCAGTTTTTACTGTTATTGAAGCAATATTACGAGAAG ACAAATTCTGGAGATACCACTGGAATTACGAGCACCGGAACTTCTTCAGACCTTGGAAATGCAGGTTTACTTGG ATGGGCAATGAGCTCCTTGACTCTCAAAGGAAAACCTTCAGAACAAGCACCAGTTGCAACTGCAAACTCCAGCACTACTCTTACTTCTTCAGCTTCCACTCCCAGCTTTG TTTCAGGGGTGGAGACTCCAAGTAACACAATAGTTCACGCTAGTTCCAGCACAGACTTGTCTGATCAGCCCGTACCTGTGTCACCGACATCAACCGATGGTTGGGGAGAAGTGGACAACGGAATTCATGAAGAGCATGAAAGTGACAAGGATGGTTGGGATGATATTGAACCCCTTGAAGAGCCAAAGCCTTCTCCCGTTCTTGCTAGCATCCAAGCAGCTCAGAAACGGCCAGTATCGCAACCTGTTTCACAATCCAAGCCACCAG TCACTAGTTTGAGGCCGAAGAGTGCAGTGAAAGTCCcgaaagatgaagatgatgatttgTGGCGATCCATAGCGGCACCAGTTCCAAAGAGTACCTCGAAACCTTTCACTGTGAAGACTGCTGTAACAGCGGATGACGATCCGTGGGCTGCCATAGCTGCTCCTCCGCCTACCACCAGCGCCAAGCCTTTATCGGCCGGTAGAATCCGAGGAGCCAAACCTGCTGCTCCAAAATTGGGTGCACAGAGAATAAACCGGACATCGTCATCTGGAATGTAA